Proteins from a single region of Hordeum vulgare subsp. vulgare chromosome 6H, MorexV3_pseudomolecules_assembly, whole genome shotgun sequence:
- the LOC123401321 gene encoding uncharacterized protein LOC123401321 codes for MEEGKQGFQPHLMGGGGRMRGAAGAMGLQKQNSWSPDIERDEAWERRRRGILGRGRRSPLQRAQSVTDDQLDELRGSLDLGFRFDPPSQRCAACDAGRSRLVETLPALDLLYAVNANANANAKAGCAASQCSCGASSEASEPSPIGSPLSILSPDDPPETVKMRLKQWAQVVALSMRSRS; via the exons ATGGAGGAGGGGAAGCAGGGGTTCCAGCCGCACCTGATGGGCGGCGGCGGGAGGATGAGGGGCGCGGCGGGGGCCATGGGGCTGCAGAAGCAGAACTCGTGGTCGCCCGACATCGAGCGGGACGAGGCGTGGGAGCGGCGCCGGCGCGGGATACTGGGCAGGGGCCGCCGCTCGCCGCTGCAGCGCGCGCAGAGCGTCACCGACGACCAGCTCGACGAGCTGCGCGGCTCCCTCGATCTGGGCTTCCGGTTCGACCCGCCCTCGCAGCGCTGCGCCGCCTGCGACGCCGGGAGGAGCCGCCTCGTCGAGACGCTCCCGGCGCTCGACCTCCTCTACGCCGTCAACGCCAACGCCAACGCCAACGCCAAGGCCGGCTGCGCGGCCAGCCAGTGCTCCTGCGGCGCCTCCTCGGAGGCCTCGGAGCCGTCGCCCATCGGGAGCCCCCTCTCAATACTCTCTCCAG ATGACCCGCCGGAGACGGTCAAGATGAGGCTGAAGCAGTGGGCGCAGGTGGTGGCGCTGTCCATGCGCAGCCGCTCCTGA